In one window of Bradyrhizobium diazoefficiens DNA:
- a CDS encoding bifunctional alpha/beta hydrolase/OsmC family protein has protein sequence MPTERFQFTGEGGHQLAAALELPDGEPAAYALFAHCFTCGKDTLAAKRISVALAARGIAVLRFDFTGLGSSEGEFANSTFSSNVADLVRAADHLRATRKAPSILIGHSLGGAAILAAAGKIPEAKAVVTIAAPSDPAHVTGLFGEHVDAIRAQGEVEVSLAGRSFRIKREFLDDIAEHELMKDVTGLHKALLVMQSPVDDTVGIDNATKIFVAAKHPKSFVSLDHADHLLTKPADALYAADVIAAWASRYIETAKPAKVMDLAEVPRKVVVQETRKSKFNQIVTVGPHHLVADEPAAAGGEDAGPGPYDFLLAGLGACTSMTMRLYADRKSLPLDRVTVTLKHSKIYAKDCAECETRDGMLDQIERDIAMDGALDAEQRKKLMEIADKCPVHRTLTSEIRIVTKAVG, from the coding sequence ATGCCGACGGAACGCTTTCAATTCACGGGCGAAGGCGGTCATCAGCTCGCGGCCGCGCTGGAGCTGCCGGATGGCGAACCGGCCGCCTACGCGCTGTTTGCGCACTGCTTCACCTGCGGCAAGGATACGCTGGCCGCCAAACGCATCTCGGTCGCGCTCGCGGCCAGAGGCATCGCGGTGCTGCGCTTCGATTTCACCGGGCTCGGCTCCAGCGAGGGCGAATTTGCCAACTCGACGTTTTCCTCCAACGTCGCCGATCTCGTCCGTGCCGCCGATCATCTGCGCGCGACGCGCAAGGCGCCTTCGATCCTGATCGGTCACAGCCTCGGTGGCGCCGCGATCCTGGCCGCGGCCGGAAAGATCCCGGAGGCGAAGGCCGTCGTGACCATCGCAGCGCCGTCCGATCCCGCTCACGTCACCGGCCTGTTTGGGGAGCATGTCGATGCGATCCGCGCGCAAGGCGAGGTCGAGGTTTCGCTCGCCGGGCGATCGTTCCGGATCAAGCGCGAATTCCTCGACGACATCGCCGAGCACGAGTTGATGAAGGACGTCACCGGCCTGCACAAGGCCCTGCTGGTGATGCAGTCACCTGTCGACGACACCGTCGGCATCGACAATGCAACCAAGATCTTCGTTGCGGCCAAGCATCCCAAGAGCTTCGTCTCGCTCGACCACGCCGATCATCTGCTGACGAAGCCGGCCGACGCGCTCTACGCCGCCGACGTCATCGCGGCCTGGGCCAGCCGCTACATCGAAACGGCAAAGCCCGCGAAAGTGATGGATCTCGCCGAGGTGCCGCGCAAGGTGGTGGTGCAGGAGACCCGCAAGAGCAAGTTCAACCAGATCGTCACGGTCGGACCGCATCACCTCGTTGCCGACGAACCAGCGGCAGCCGGAGGCGAAGATGCCGGCCCTGGCCCTTATGACTTCCTGCTCGCCGGTCTCGGCGCCTGCACCTCCATGACCATGCGGCTCTATGCCGACCGCAAGTCGTTGCCGCTCGACCGCGTCACCGTCACGCTGAAGCATTCAAAAATTTACGCCAAGGACTGCGCCGAGTGCGAGACGCGCGACGGCATGCTCGACCAGATCGAGCGCGACATCGCAATGGACGGCGCGCTCGACGCCGAGCAGCGCAAGAAGCTGATGGAGATCGCCGACAAATGTCCGGTGCACCGGACGCTGACCTCCGAGATCCGCATCGTGACGAAGGCGGTGGGCTAG
- the paaK gene encoding phenylacetate--CoA ligase PaaK → MASTKPREGGNVYRAEMDAQERVSRDEIMALQTQRLAWSLKHAYDNVAHYRKAFDKAGVHPSDFRELSDLAKFPFTVKTDLRDNYPFNMFAVPRERLVRVHASSGTTGKPIVVGYTQRDIDTWSEVMARSIRAAGGRTGMIIHNAYGYGLFTGGLGVHYGAEKLGCTVVPISGGMTERQVQLINDFRPDIITVTPSYMLAILDEFKRQKLDPRQCSLKVGIFGAEPWTNAMRGEIEDAFDMDATDIYGLSEVIGPGVAQECIESKDGLHIWEDHFYPEVIDPVTGAVLPDGDKGELVFTSLTKEAFPVIRYRTRDLTRLLPGTARPGMRRMEKVTGRSDDMIILRGVNLFPTQIEEVLLATDWCGGHFILELTREGRMDELTIIAEARPESWDGRGLVDHADRISTHIKNTIGISSRVQVVAPATLERSLGKARRLYDKRPKD, encoded by the coding sequence ATGGCTTCGACGAAGCCCAGGGAAGGCGGCAACGTCTATAGGGCCGAGATGGACGCGCAGGAGCGCGTCTCACGTGACGAGATCATGGCGCTGCAGACGCAGCGGCTGGCCTGGTCGCTGAAGCATGCCTACGACAACGTCGCGCATTATCGCAAGGCCTTCGACAAGGCCGGCGTGCATCCGTCCGACTTTCGCGAGCTGTCCGATCTCGCGAAATTTCCCTTCACGGTGAAGACGGATTTGCGCGACAATTATCCCTTCAACATGTTTGCAGTGCCGCGCGAAAGACTGGTGCGCGTGCATGCCTCCTCAGGAACGACCGGCAAGCCGATCGTGGTTGGCTACACCCAGCGTGACATCGACACCTGGTCGGAGGTGATGGCGCGCTCGATCCGCGCCGCCGGCGGCCGCACCGGCATGATCATCCACAATGCCTATGGCTATGGCCTCTTCACCGGCGGGCTCGGTGTTCACTACGGCGCCGAAAAGCTCGGCTGCACGGTGGTGCCGATCTCGGGCGGCATGACCGAGCGGCAGGTGCAGCTCATCAACGATTTCCGCCCTGATATCATCACGGTGACGCCGAGCTACATGCTGGCGATCCTGGACGAATTCAAGCGCCAGAAGCTCGATCCGCGCCAATGCTCGCTCAAGGTCGGCATTTTCGGTGCCGAGCCCTGGACCAATGCCATGCGCGGTGAGATCGAGGACGCCTTCGATATGGATGCGACCGACATCTATGGCCTCTCCGAGGTGATCGGCCCCGGCGTCGCGCAGGAATGCATCGAGAGCAAGGACGGCCTGCATATCTGGGAGGACCATTTCTATCCCGAGGTGATCGATCCCGTGACCGGTGCGGTGCTGCCCGACGGCGACAAGGGCGAGCTCGTGTTCACCTCGCTGACTAAGGAAGCGTTTCCGGTGATCCGCTATCGCACGCGCGACCTGACCCGGCTGCTGCCGGGTACGGCGCGGCCGGGCATGCGGCGGATGGAGAAGGTGACGGGCCGCTCGGACGACATGATCATCCTGCGCGGCGTCAATTTGTTCCCGACCCAGATCGAGGAGGTGCTGCTCGCGACCGACTGGTGCGGCGGGCACTTCATCCTCGAATTGACTCGGGAAGGCCGCATGGACGAGCTGACCATCATTGCCGAGGCGCGGCCCGAAAGCTGGGACGGCCGAGGTCTCGTCGACCATGCCGACCGGATCTCGACGCACATCAAGAACACGATCGGGATCAGCTCGAGGGTTCAGGTGGTCGCGCCGGCCACGCTGGAGCGCTCGCTCGGCAAGGCCAGGCGGCTCTACGACAAGCGGCCCAAGGACTGA
- a CDS encoding zinc-binding alcohol dehydrogenase family protein — protein MSPAEPKTVEARCVRLNAKAENAAAIVPSVERQTLMRSSSDLLIEVKAAAVNPSDVKAATGLMPYAVFPRTPGRDYAGVVIDGPAGTIGREVFGSSGDLGVRRDGTHASHLVVEADAVVEKPKTASWEEAAGIGVPFVTAMEGFRRAGIPKSGETVLVFGVNGKVGQAAVQIATWQGARVIGVVRKAEAYEGHSNAPIEVIDASAVDVATRVRELTGGKGADIVFNTVGDPYFQAAHKSLALRGRQILIAAIDRIVQFNILEFYRGQHTYVGIDTLGLSSAATGAVLHELGPGFAGGQLKPFPIKANAIYPLERAKEAYVAVAGSSRDRVILKP, from the coding sequence ATGTCGCCAGCCGAACCCAAAACCGTCGAGGCGCGTTGCGTTCGCCTCAATGCCAAGGCCGAAAACGCCGCTGCGATTGTGCCTAGCGTCGAGCGTCAGACGCTGATGCGCAGTTCGAGCGATCTCCTGATCGAGGTGAAGGCCGCCGCCGTCAACCCGTCCGACGTCAAGGCTGCGACCGGGCTGATGCCCTACGCCGTGTTCCCGCGCACGCCCGGCCGTGACTACGCCGGCGTGGTGATCGATGGTCCGGCCGGCACGATCGGCCGCGAGGTGTTCGGCTCTTCCGGTGATCTCGGCGTCCGCCGCGACGGCACGCACGCAAGCCATCTGGTGGTCGAGGCTGACGCAGTGGTGGAGAAGCCCAAGACGGCGTCGTGGGAAGAGGCCGCCGGCATCGGCGTGCCCTTCGTCACGGCCATGGAAGGCTTTCGCCGCGCCGGGATTCCGAAGAGCGGTGAGACTGTTTTGGTGTTTGGCGTCAACGGCAAGGTCGGCCAAGCCGCGGTGCAGATCGCGACCTGGCAGGGCGCGCGCGTCATTGGCGTGGTGCGCAAGGCGGAAGCCTATGAAGGCCACAGCAACGCGCCGATCGAGGTGATTGACGCTTCCGCCGTCGATGTCGCCACGCGCGTCCGCGAATTGACCGGTGGCAAGGGCGCCGACATTGTCTTCAACACGGTCGGCGATCCCTATTTTCAGGCCGCGCACAAATCGCTCGCGTTGCGTGGCCGCCAGATCCTGATCGCCGCGATCGACCGGATCGTGCAGTTCAACATCCTCGAATTCTACCGGGGGCAGCACACCTATGTCGGCATCGACACGCTCGGCCTGTCCTCTGCGGCAACCGGTGCCGTGCTGCACGAACTCGGTCCAGGCTTTGCAGGCGGCCAGCTGAAGCCGTTCCCGATCAAGGCGAACGCGATCTATCCGCTCGAGCGCGCGAAGGAAGCCTACGTTGCGGTCGCCGGCTCGTCCCGCGATCGGGTGATCCTGAAGCCGTAA
- the paaI gene encoding hydroxyphenylacetyl-CoA thioesterase PaaI: MNVKAALSPEDVARACADAMWAEDDASKGLGMEIVEIGPGFATLAMIVRPDMVNGQRIAHGGFIFTLADSAFAFACNSRNDRVVAAQGQITFIKPGKLGDRLVAQAREVIRGGRSGIYDVRVTAGDTVVAEFRGHSRVIPGTWLPAQDQ, from the coding sequence GTGAACGTCAAAGCCGCCCTGTCGCCTGAGGATGTTGCCCGCGCCTGCGCCGATGCGATGTGGGCTGAAGACGATGCCTCCAAGGGGCTCGGCATGGAGATCGTCGAGATCGGTCCCGGCTTTGCTACGCTCGCCATGATTGTGCGACCGGACATGGTCAACGGCCAGCGCATCGCTCATGGCGGCTTCATCTTTACGCTCGCCGATTCTGCCTTCGCCTTTGCCTGCAATTCACGCAATGATCGTGTGGTCGCTGCACAAGGGCAGATCACCTTCATCAAGCCGGGCAAGCTCGGCGACCGCCTCGTTGCGCAAGCGCGCGAGGTGATCCGCGGCGGCCGCTCCGGCATCTATGACGTGCGCGTCACCGCAGGCGATACTGTCGTCGCCGAATTTCGTGGGCATTCGCGTGTCATTCCCGGCACGTGGCTGCCGGCGCAGGACCAATGA
- a CDS encoding YeeE/YedE family protein: MEQPTQLVILAGLVIGLIYGSVGLLSGFCLMSSMRGFLAEGDGRLVRSYALAIAVAIAASQFLAGRGMVDLGRSIYLQQTFSAPVLFFGGLLFGYGMVLSNGCGSRALVLLGRGNLRSFVVVIVLAIAAQMTLKGLIAPARIALVQASQTTVITNSLPSLFATLGPTEAVSRALAAAVMVVVLILFAFAHPEFRRSPGQIATGVIVGLLVACGWYVTGYLGADDFNPVPVTSLTFIAPIADALQYAMLSTGLTLNFGIATVGGVFAGSLVTALITGRFYLEGYSSPLHMLRSAGGAALMGIGGVMAFGCSIGQGLTGMSTLAVGSFIAIAGILLGTTAGLRGALRVQPLAAA; this comes from the coding sequence ATGGAGCAGCCCACCCAACTCGTCATCCTCGCCGGCCTTGTCATCGGGCTCATCTACGGCTCCGTCGGCCTGCTCAGCGGCTTCTGCCTGATGAGCAGCATGCGCGGCTTTCTGGCGGAGGGGGACGGGCGGCTGGTGCGGAGTTACGCGCTGGCGATTGCTGTCGCGATCGCCGCCAGCCAGTTCCTCGCCGGCAGGGGCATGGTCGATCTCGGCAGGTCGATCTACCTGCAACAGACCTTCTCGGCGCCGGTGCTGTTTTTCGGCGGCCTGCTGTTTGGCTACGGCATGGTGCTGTCGAACGGCTGCGGCTCGCGCGCGCTGGTGCTGCTCGGCCGCGGCAATCTCCGCTCCTTTGTCGTCGTGATCGTGCTCGCCATTGCCGCGCAGATGACGCTGAAGGGCCTGATCGCACCGGCCCGTATCGCGCTGGTCCAGGCCTCGCAGACCACCGTCATCACCAATTCGCTGCCGTCGCTATTCGCGACGCTCGGTCCCACGGAAGCCGTCTCGCGCGCGCTGGCTGCTGCGGTGATGGTCGTTGTGTTGATCCTGTTTGCTTTCGCCCATCCGGAGTTTCGCCGCTCGCCGGGCCAGATCGCGACGGGCGTCATCGTCGGTTTGCTCGTCGCCTGTGGCTGGTACGTCACCGGCTATCTCGGTGCCGATGACTTCAATCCCGTCCCGGTGACCTCGCTCACCTTCATCGCGCCAATCGCCGACGCCTTGCAATACGCCATGCTCTCGACCGGCCTGACGCTCAACTTCGGCATCGCGACCGTTGGCGGGGTCTTTGCGGGCAGTCTGGTGACGGCGCTCATCACGGGCCGTTTCTATCTCGAAGGCTATTCGTCGCCGCTCCACATGCTGCGCTCGGCTGGTGGCGCGGCGCTGATGGGGATTGGCGGCGTGATGGCGTTCGGCTGCTCGATCGGCCAGGGGCTCACCGGCATGTCGACCCTCGCGGTAGGCTCGTTCATAGCGATCGCCGGCATCCTACTCGGCACAACGGCAGGTTTGCGCGGTGCGCTCCGTGTTCAGCCGCTCGCCGCGGCCTGA
- a CDS encoding sulfite oxidase-like oxidoreductase — MVDANEPPDSKLTRTKEKWAREGRFLTGKITRPQDQRLPPGQHLTKDWPVLDLGVMPPVSRERWRLDVYGAIDNPVFWTFAEFTAQRQDRFTSDIHCVTTWSRYDNEWQGLATRELLAACQPRDDARFVVLHSYDGYTTNLALEDFAAEDALLAHSWSGQPLTEEHGGPVRLIVPHLYFWKSAKWLQAIEFVTNDAPGFWEVRGYHNRGDPWAEQRYSGD, encoded by the coding sequence ATGGTCGACGCCAACGAGCCGCCCGACAGCAAGCTGACGCGCACCAAGGAGAAATGGGCGCGAGAGGGTCGCTTCCTCACCGGCAAGATCACGCGTCCTCAGGATCAGCGCCTGCCACCCGGCCAGCATCTGACTAAGGACTGGCCGGTGCTCGATCTCGGAGTCATGCCGCCGGTGTCGCGCGAACGCTGGCGGCTCGACGTCTACGGCGCGATCGACAATCCCGTATTCTGGACCTTCGCCGAATTCACTGCGCAGAGGCAGGACCGGTTCACCTCCGACATCCATTGCGTGACGACCTGGTCGCGCTACGACAATGAATGGCAAGGGCTCGCGACGCGCGAGCTGCTCGCCGCCTGCCAGCCGCGCGACGATGCACGCTTCGTCGTGCTGCATTCCTATGACGGCTACACCACCAACCTCGCGCTGGAAGACTTTGCCGCCGAGGACGCGTTGCTTGCCCATAGCTGGTCGGGGCAACCGCTGACGGAGGAGCACGGTGGCCCGGTCCGGCTTATCGTGCCGCATCTTTATTTCTGGAAGAGCGCCAAATGGCTCCAGGCCATCGAATTCGTGACCAACGACGCGCCTGGCTTCTGGGAGGTCCGCGGCTATCATAACCGCGGCGATCCCTGGGCCGAGCAGCGCTACTCAGGCGATTAG
- a CDS encoding PLP-dependent aminotransferase family protein: protein MIAALIDLKRADDEGLVAQLTSQLRRLIATGRIGKGRALPSSRRLANDLGVSRNTVTYAFEQLAAEGYLEASHGRRPVATVDSGERIEGAGAVASGVRFVKPQLSPWASKLKQTDWPMSYQAPLKPLRPGHGDAREFPNEVWARCLRRSALRAAKRELGPVNRTRLRQALAHYLASSRGVRATADQIIILPSAQAALSLIAAVLITPADEVWVEDPGYPGAAAAFRASGARVTGMALDEQGMQRMPRLAAPRLIFMTPSHQHPTGRLMSLARRTEFLGLSRPGKTWIVEDDYDGEFHYDSRPVPALQGIDAHGRVFYVGTFSKAMTSDIRLGYLVVPPALVSTLEIAQRHIGLIASSHIQEALAEFIADGHFLAHQRRMRRLYHARRDHLVEGLQRHLGEVLSVEVPAGGIQLVARLKRGRADQAAVKRLIEAGVETRALSSLALGRPRDHGLLLGFAAWRESEISAAVRTMASCF from the coding sequence ATGATTGCTGCCCTGATCGACTTGAAGCGGGCGGATGATGAGGGACTGGTGGCTCAACTGACCAGCCAGCTTCGGCGCCTGATTGCGACCGGTCGTATCGGCAAAGGCCGTGCGTTGCCATCGAGCCGCCGGCTCGCCAACGATCTCGGTGTTTCCCGCAACACCGTGACTTACGCGTTCGAGCAACTCGCCGCCGAAGGATATCTCGAGGCGTCGCACGGCCGCCGTCCTGTGGCCACGGTCGACAGTGGTGAGCGTATCGAAGGAGCGGGCGCGGTCGCATCCGGCGTCCGTTTCGTCAAGCCGCAGCTCTCGCCCTGGGCTTCAAAGCTCAAGCAGACCGACTGGCCGATGTCCTATCAGGCGCCGCTCAAGCCGTTGCGTCCGGGGCATGGGGATGCGCGGGAGTTTCCGAACGAGGTCTGGGCGCGCTGCCTGCGGCGGAGCGCCCTGCGCGCGGCCAAGCGCGAACTTGGTCCTGTCAACCGAACGCGCCTGCGCCAGGCGCTGGCGCATTATCTGGCGAGCAGCAGAGGCGTTCGTGCCACCGCCGACCAGATCATAATCCTGCCGAGTGCGCAGGCCGCGCTCAGTCTGATCGCGGCTGTTCTCATCACGCCGGCCGATGAGGTCTGGGTCGAGGACCCCGGCTATCCGGGCGCCGCGGCTGCCTTCCGCGCATCCGGTGCGCGCGTGACAGGCATGGCGCTGGACGAACAGGGCATGCAGCGCATGCCGAGACTGGCCGCGCCAAGGCTCATCTTCATGACGCCGTCGCATCAGCATCCGACCGGACGGCTGATGTCGCTCGCGCGCCGCACGGAATTTCTCGGGCTGAGCAGGCCCGGCAAGACCTGGATCGTCGAGGACGATTACGACGGCGAATTCCACTATGACAGTCGCCCGGTGCCGGCCCTGCAGGGGATCGATGCCCATGGTCGCGTGTTCTATGTCGGCACGTTCTCGAAGGCGATGACGTCGGATATCCGGCTTGGCTATCTCGTCGTGCCGCCGGCGCTGGTCAGCACCCTGGAAATCGCGCAGCGGCACATCGGGCTGATCGCTTCCAGCCACATCCAGGAGGCGCTCGCCGAGTTCATCGCGGATGGACATTTTCTCGCGCATCAACGCCGGATGCGCCGGCTCTATCACGCCCGCCGCGATCACCTCGTCGAGGGGTTGCAACGTCATCTCGGCGAGGTGCTCTCGGTCGAAGTGCCCGCGGGAGGCATCCAGCTCGTCGCCCGCCTCAAGCGCGGCCGCGCCGATCAGGCGGCGGTCAAGCGGCTCATCGAAGCGGGCGTTGAAACGCGAGCCCTGTCCAGCCTGGCGCTCGGCCGGCCGCGCGATCATGGCCTGCTGCTCGGCTTCGCAGCCTGGCGCGAGAGCGAGATCAGCGCGGCGGTGCGAACGATGGCGTCGTGCTTCTAG
- a CDS encoding MFS transporter, whose translation MTEQATQPASDHFDIADAERRIKAIFIGSIGNLVEWYDFYAYTAFALYFAPAFFPGSDPVVQQLNVAVVFAATFLMRPLGGWLFGYIADNFGRRISLTLSVVFMCFGSLIIALTPTYATIGLAAPVILALARVIEGLSLGGEYGASATYLSEVADPKHRGFYSSFQYVTLIGGQLTAIIVLLLLQKVFLTPEELKAWGWRIPFVIGAMLAIFAAVMRRGLHETEAFEDAKKAGKPTGSIANLLKYPKELLLVVGLTAGGTAAFYTFTTYMQTFVKLSVGLTEDQTTFVIFGTLIFATVLQPIYGAISDKIGRKPLLIFFGVAGTLATVPLLMTLKETKSPFMAFILICCAWLFVAGYTSINAVVKAELFPTNVRALGVGLPYAITVSVFGGTAPAIALYFKSIGREQWFYYYLAGIICLSLIIYSTMRDTKHASAMHRHE comes from the coding sequence GTGACGGAGCAAGCAACCCAACCGGCCTCCGACCATTTCGACATCGCCGACGCCGAGCGGCGGATCAAGGCGATCTTCATCGGCTCGATCGGCAATCTCGTCGAATGGTACGATTTCTACGCCTATACGGCGTTCGCTCTCTATTTCGCACCGGCCTTCTTCCCGGGCAGCGATCCGGTCGTTCAACAATTGAACGTCGCCGTGGTATTCGCGGCAACGTTCCTGATGCGCCCGCTGGGCGGTTGGCTGTTCGGCTACATTGCCGACAATTTCGGCCGGCGAATCTCGCTGACGCTCTCGGTCGTCTTCATGTGCTTCGGCTCGCTGATCATCGCGCTGACGCCGACCTATGCCACGATTGGCCTCGCTGCGCCGGTGATCCTGGCGCTCGCCCGCGTTATCGAGGGCCTGAGCCTCGGCGGTGAGTACGGCGCCAGCGCGACGTATCTCAGCGAGGTGGCCGACCCCAAGCATCGCGGCTTCTATTCGAGCTTCCAGTACGTCACGCTGATCGGCGGCCAGCTCACCGCGATCATTGTGCTCCTGCTGTTGCAAAAAGTCTTCTTGACGCCCGAGGAGCTGAAAGCCTGGGGCTGGCGCATCCCCTTCGTGATCGGCGCGATGCTCGCGATCTTCGCCGCCGTGATGCGCCGCGGGCTGCACGAGACCGAGGCGTTCGAGGACGCCAAGAAGGCCGGGAAGCCGACCGGCTCGATCGCAAACCTCCTGAAATATCCGAAGGAGCTGTTGCTGGTGGTCGGCCTGACCGCGGGCGGCACCGCTGCGTTCTACACCTTCACCACCTACATGCAGACCTTCGTCAAGCTCTCGGTCGGTTTGACCGAGGACCAGACCACCTTCGTGATTTTCGGCACGCTGATCTTCGCGACTGTCCTTCAGCCGATCTATGGCGCGATCTCCGACAAGATCGGCCGCAAGCCCCTACTGATCTTCTTCGGTGTCGCCGGCACGCTCGCGACCGTCCCGCTGCTGATGACGCTGAAAGAGACAAAATCGCCGTTCATGGCGTTCATCCTGATCTGTTGCGCCTGGCTGTTCGTCGCCGGCTACACCTCGATCAACGCGGTGGTGAAGGCCGAGCTGTTCCCGACCAATGTCCGTGCGCTCGGCGTCGGCCTGCCCTATGCGATCACGGTCTCCGTCTTCGGCGGCACGGCGCCGGCGATCGCGCTCTACTTCAAGTCCATTGGGCGTGAGCAGTGGTTCTACTATTATCTCGCCGGCATCATCTGCCTGTCGCTGATCATCTATTCCACCATGCGCGATACCAAGCATGCCTCCGCGATGCACCGTCACGAGTAG
- the paaE gene encoding 1,2-phenylacetyl-CoA epoxidase subunit PaaE, whose product MSVAAPRFHRLAVKDLRREASDAVSMTFTIPGELAGDYAFSPGQYLTLRITLDGEEVRRSYSICSGPDDGEIRIAVKKVDGGAFSSWAADELKRGDELEVMTPTGRFGVVPPAETGRIHVGFAAGSGITPILSIVKGVLAREPQSRFFLFYGNRATDNIMFLEALEELKDRFIDRLSIFHVISGEEQDIPILHGRLDGDKVRVLLRSVVPAASIDHVFICGPLGMSEEIETTCRDLGIAEDRIHVERFVSEFGGKPRPKKAVAPDAQPKAIASLIIDGKRRDVPVAEDEAILDAALRAGVDLPFACKGGMCSTCRAKLVEGEAPMDLNYSLEPWELKAGFVLTCQAKPSSERIVVDYDHV is encoded by the coding sequence ATGTCAGTAGCCGCACCGCGCTTCCATCGCCTGGCCGTAAAGGATCTCCGCCGTGAGGCCTCGGACGCGGTCTCGATGACCTTCACGATCCCCGGCGAGCTCGCCGGCGATTACGCTTTCAGCCCCGGTCAGTATCTCACGCTCCGCATCACACTCGATGGAGAGGAGGTGCGCCGTTCCTATTCCATCTGCTCCGGCCCCGACGACGGCGAGATCCGCATTGCGGTGAAGAAGGTCGACGGCGGCGCGTTTTCGAGCTGGGCGGCCGACGAGTTGAAACGCGGCGACGAGCTCGAGGTGATGACACCGACGGGACGTTTCGGTGTGGTCCCGCCGGCCGAGACGGGGCGCATCCATGTCGGCTTTGCCGCGGGATCCGGCATCACGCCGATCCTGTCGATCGTCAAGGGCGTGCTGGCGCGCGAGCCACAAAGCCGCTTTTTCCTGTTCTACGGCAACCGCGCGACCGATAACATCATGTTCCTCGAAGCGCTGGAGGAGCTGAAGGACCGCTTCATCGACCGTCTCTCGATCTTCCACGTCATCTCCGGCGAGGAGCAGGATATCCCGATCCTGCATGGCCGGCTCGACGGCGACAAGGTGAGGGTGCTGCTGCGCTCGGTGGTTCCGGCGGCTAGCATCGATCATGTCTTCATCTGTGGTCCTCTCGGCATGAGCGAGGAGATCGAGACGACCTGTCGCGACCTCGGCATCGCCGAAGATCGCATTCACGTTGAACGCTTCGTCTCGGAATTCGGCGGCAAGCCGCGCCCGAAGAAAGCCGTTGCTCCCGATGCGCAGCCGAAGGCGATTGCCTCCCTGATCATCGACGGTAAGCGTCGCGACGTGCCGGTCGCCGAGGACGAGGCCATCCTCGATGCCGCGTTGCGTGCAGGCGTCGATCTGCCTTTCGCCTGCAAAGGTGGCATGTGCTCGACCTGCCGGGCAAAGCTGGTCGAAGGCGAGGCACCGATGGACCTCAACTATTCGCTGGAGCCTTGGGAGTTGAAAGCCGGCTTTGTTCTCACCTGCCAGGCCAAGCCATCTTCGGAGCGGATCGTGGTCGATTACGACCACGTTTGA
- a CDS encoding DMT family transporter: protein MLSTRSDYFKDLAMNSSLSPRTAIGLFLIVVLAWGVNWSMTKQIVQFLPPLWTSAIRSWIALAGLFVILGLSNNLVIPDRRDIPVILSVAVLHMTIFSVLVAAGVRFLPASKAIVLGYTTPLWVAIAAPLLGKDTLTAPKLAGALLGLIGLAVILNPASIDWTNANVLLGAGMVILAAISWAANIIYIRAHRWIASPLQLLIWQVLVATIVLTASAVIVDGLPHAEWSWRLVLLFLYSGLIGTALAYWAMSMVNKSISALTTALGTTATPLVGIASAAVLLGEPIDISLAVAAGLIVAGIGLATLGDRLLRRQAAASG from the coding sequence ATGCTATCCACCAGATCGGACTACTTCAAGGACCTTGCGATGAACTCCTCCCTGTCTCCGCGCACGGCTATCGGCCTGTTTCTCATCGTCGTGCTGGCCTGGGGCGTGAACTGGTCGATGACGAAGCAGATCGTGCAATTCCTTCCGCCGCTGTGGACGTCGGCGATCCGGAGCTGGATCGCGCTGGCTGGACTGTTCGTGATCCTCGGACTGAGCAATAATCTGGTGATCCCGGATCGGCGCGACATTCCGGTGATCCTGAGCGTCGCGGTGCTGCACATGACGATATTCTCTGTCCTGGTTGCAGCCGGTGTACGCTTTCTGCCTGCGAGCAAGGCCATCGTGCTCGGCTACACCACGCCGCTCTGGGTCGCGATCGCAGCACCCTTGCTCGGAAAGGATACGCTCACGGCGCCAAAGCTCGCAGGTGCGTTACTTGGGCTGATTGGCCTTGCCGTGATCCTGAACCCGGCGTCGATCGACTGGACCAACGCGAACGTCCTGCTTGGCGCCGGCATGGTGATCCTGGCCGCGATCTCCTGGGCGGCCAACATCATCTACATCCGCGCGCATCGCTGGATCGCCTCCCCGCTCCAGCTGCTGATCTGGCAAGTGCTTGTGGCAACGATCGTGCTCACAGCGTCGGCGGTGATCGTGGATGGCCTTCCGCACGCGGAATGGTCGTGGAGGCTGGTGTTGCTGTTCCTGTATTCCGGCCTGATCGGAACGGCTTTGGCTTATTGGGCAATGTCGATGGTCAACAAGAGCATCTCGGCCCTGACGACGGCGCTCGGTACCACCGCGACGCCGCTCGTCGGCATCGCCAGTGCCGCGGTCCTGCTGGGTGAGCCTATCGACATCAGCCTGGCCGTCGCGGCCGGACTGATCGTCGCCGGCATTGGCCTTGCGACGCTGGGCGACCGGTTGCTGCGCCGTCAGGCCGCGGCGAGCGGCTGA